A single genomic interval of Mustela nigripes isolate SB6536 chromosome 7, MUSNIG.SB6536, whole genome shotgun sequence harbors:
- the TIA1 gene encoding cytotoxic granule associated RNA binding protein TIA1 isoform X11 — translation MSNNEDNLSFLRPVYKSRYVGNLSRDVTEALILQLFSQIGPCKNCKMIMDTAGNDPYCFVEFYEHRHAAAALAAMNGRKIMGKEVKVNWATTPSSQKKDTSSSTVVSTQRSQDHFHVFVGDLSPEITTEDIKAAFAPFGRISVSLKNGQNCPG, via the exons ATGTCAAATAATGAAGACAACCTCAGCTTTCTCAGGCCAGTCTACAAAAGCAG atATGTCGGCAACCTTTCCAGAGATGTGACAGAAGCTCTAATTCTCCAGCTGTTTAGCCAGATTGGACCTTGTAAAAACTGCAAAATGATTATGGAT ACAGCTGGAAATGATCCATATTGTTTTGTGGAGTTTTATGAGCATCGTCATGCAGCTGCAGCACTGGCTGCTATGAATGGGCGGAAGATAATGGGTAAG gaAGTCAAAGTGAATTGGGCAACAACCCCCAGCAGTCAAAAGAAAGATACAAGCA GTAGTACCGTTGTCAGCACACAGCGTTCACAAG ATCATTTCCATGTCTTTGTTGGTGATCTCAGTCCAGAAATTACAACTGAAGATATAAAAGCTGCTTTTGCACCATTTGGAAGAATATC AGTATCTCTGAAGAATGGACAGAATTGCCCTGGCTAA